In Peromyscus leucopus breed LL Stock chromosome 9, UCI_PerLeu_2.1, whole genome shotgun sequence, the sequence GACCCTAGTGGAAAGATGCAGTTGAAACTGAGGGCTGCAAGATCCAATTGGCCAGGCCTAAGAGAGGGCATCTTTATCCCAGTTCTGCAATCAGGATTTCAGACTCCAAGAACTGTCTATTCTGGATTCCAGGGTTCACCTTTGTCTTGTCTCTGTTCTTCTGAGCCATACAGGTCTCCATGACAGCTACCCACAGTCTAACAGAGCCTGCAAAGTGAGGCTTCATCCCTGCTCCATAGCTTGATTGGAACAGGCTGACACTGGATCCTCCCACCCATCACCCATCTCACTGGGATCCCAACTCCTCTGTGTTCTTCTTCTAAGTGCTGAAGGTTATTTCAATGTCCTAGAAAGACAATTCTATGCTGAAGTTCAGTCTACACTGGGAACTCTCCAACCAGCTACTGGCATAGGGCAACGAGGGCTTCTCATGGTTAAGACAAGCTTGTTGTTTCTAAGTTGTACACTATGTATGGAGAATCAGAGTGGAGAAAAGGCAGCCAGAGTTTTCTAACCCAATAGAACATCATGTTTACTTCAGGCACAGCCCAGTGCTTAAGTGAACAGGActccagagggagcaggagacagagaagtaAGGGTAGTTGGTTGGAGGTATTCTAGATTTTCTGAACAATGTATGCTGAATTCTTCCTTAATGTGAACATGAGCTTGAATTTGATTCAGGGAAAAGTCTCGACTCCATCattactacaaagagaaactgcAAACTAGGGGAAAAGTGACATCATGCCACAAGGTCGGGGTGACAAACCACAGAAgccagggtttctcagtgtgtgACAGTCTCTACAAAACTCTCTTCTCCATCCATGTCAACTCCACAGACTCTCCTAGCATGAAATGTCCCTTAGGCCAGCAACCAAGTGTGGTGCACAGTTTCAAAATGCACAGAGGAATCCAGAACAAATACTCTCTTTCAGGAAAAATACGTTGGGGTACAGAGGCCAAACCCCACTCCCGGCCCTACATGGCATTCATAAATTATTATGATAGCAAATCAGTCAAGATTCGATGTGGTGGTTTCCTGGTGAGAGAAGACATCGTCATGACAGCCGCTCACTGTAATGGAAGGTGAGGAGAGGCAACTGGGTCTTTGTTGCCTGGGATTGACCAAATAACAGGTATGGGTTATCCCTAAAAATAGACCAAGGGTCCAGATCAACCTCACCTTATCTCATTTGACCTAGGCTGTTATAGGTCATGGGACTGTGGTACCAGTGAAGGATTTGAGAGGCTGTGGAGGTTTCTGAAGACCTAGGACACAACTTTTCCATGAATTTCTTGCTATTTGACTCAGCCAAGCTCTGACGTAGGGTGAGCCTTACACCTGCCTTCCCGAGACTGATTCATTGCTCCTATGTTTACTTCATCCATTTTATGTTCAAGGAATATAAATGTAACCTTGGGTGCTCACGATATCAAGAAACAGGAAAACACACAACACATCTCGGTTCTTAAATCCGTCCCTCACCAGGACTTTAACGGAAAAACACTGGTCAATGACATCATGCTACTAAAGGTACCATGTTACTGATTATTTTTGGTTCACTCCACAGGTTACTAGTGTATAAGTCCAGTGTTATCCCCTGAGTGGCTGAACTATTGGTCCCAGGACCATAGAATAGAGCTTTTGAAGGCTTTACAAGTGGGGAAGGTACAGGGAACCCCATCAATAGTTAAAGCTTGCTGAGAGTGCGAAACCTAAACACTTATTTTCCATCTTTCTAACCAGCTGAAACACAAAGCTCGACTCAATAATGTTGTGCAGAAAATTGACCTTCCAAAGAGCCAGGACTGGGTGAAACCTGGGCAGGTGTGCACAGTGGCAGGCTGGGGAACCCTGGCCAATGATAGTCTGTCTAACACACTTCAGGAAGTAAACCTAGAAGTTCAAAAAAGTCATACATGCCAAGAAATGTCCAAAAACTACAACGACTCCATCCAGATCTGTGTGGGCAATCCCAAGAAGAAGAAGGCTACTGGTAAGGTAAGGACATGGCCATCTTCAAATGTTTGCCCAGAAGCAGAGCCATGCTGCAGACACAGCCAGCATGTCTCCCTTGTGCTACTGCTGCTAGTCTAGATGCTGTGTAGGGATCAACCTACAGGGATCTAGCACTTTCCCTGAGCCAATCTTCTGTCCTTTCACCATGGGAAATAGGAGAGCTGGAGTCCAGTGAAACTGAAGAAGGATGCAGCCAGGCAAGGACACACCAGTTAGAGAGTGACAGGGCTCATCGACCCCATCCCATCAGGACCGAGGGTGATGGTGGCACTTAGCCTTTCCATCTGAAAACTCCTGCCTTAGTGGGAACAGAGATGAAGGGGGAGAAAACCAGTCTGGTAAGAGATGATGATATTTACTAAGACTTCCCATTTTTCCATCCACAGGGAGATTCAGGGGGACCCTTTGTGTGCCACAATGTGGCCCAGGGCATTGTCAGTCGTACCTTTAATACCATAAAACCTCCTCGGGCATTCACTAGAATCTCTAGCTTTCTACCTTggattcaagaaaaaatgaaactccTTCAACAACCCTAGAAGACAAGCCCTGTGTCTAGGGTAGTGTCCAACATCCTGGGGCACAGCTACCTGAATCTTAATAAAGAAATCTGTCTTCACAACAAAGCTGACATCAGTCTGTTCTGTAAAAGCCCATCTCTAACAATTTTGTTCACCAGCTTCTTCTTCACCCTCCCCGGTCTCATGTTCACTATCTCCAAATACTTCTCACTAAGCCTGCTCATACCTGTGCACTGACTGCATTCAAACAGCACTGATATAGACCAGTACTGTCAGTCCTGGGGAGAATTGACTGTCTGACAAGGatgccttcttcctttccaaattcttCTCCAAATTTCACAGACTACGAAGGGAAGGCAAGATCAAAAGCCCTTAACTCCCACTCTACCCATTCTTCTAAGGAATTTCTACAGTCTTAGGAAGTCCACCGTTCTCTCAGGCTCCCCCCAGGTCTCCTGGTCCAGTACCCCAAGGCCTTCTCCCCAGCTGTCCTCTCATCTCAGAACTGCATCCACCTCTCTTTATCTTGCCCACAGGGACTCAGGCGATGACACATGACAGCTCCATCACCCGGGTCAGGAGCTTTAGCAGAGGATCAATGTTGTGTGCCTAGACCTGTACAGTCACCTCCAGTGcagcagggccagctcagcactCTCATATACGTGTGTTTACATCTTGTCCCAGAGCCCTGGTGTGAGCTGAGTCACGAACAATCCACTGAACAACTACTGTCTCATTCAGCTTGTGCGCCTAGTCATAATGGCAACCCGACaactatttttaaacaatttctcaCACGTGTTCTGTGCTTCTTGAACATTCTCAAAAACTCTCACCTCCATAACATATTTATATACCTTAGGCTCTCCTCACAaatctctctctaacacacatttatatctttgtattagttttatattaaaaaggtCAACTGTGTAATTGTGGGTTTGGCTCTATCCTTGTAGGCTCAGCGGTGGATATACAGCTCAAGACATTGATTTCCTCCTCTCCCAGACTATAAATAGCCAATAGTTCAGAGCTAAAGAATGGGGTCTAcaagcccctccccatttctTGACTGATTGTTGACAGGACTGCTCTTATATGAGCCAGTGCTGGTAGCTACATTTGGTCTGAACTGATTATTGCAATAATTCTATCAAGACTAGGTAAAGAAATTATGAAGCCCTTCATCCTACCTTCCAGCTCTTTCATACTTCCCATGCCCTCTCCCATAATGTGGCCTGAGCCTTAGAGGGGGTGGTATAATGACTTGATTGTGGATGGACTCGCAACCATCACATTTTTGTGCATCTTGGGCAGCAATGATCTCGGCATTAACCAGCATTCACCATAGGGAGCAGCATCTCTgattgaggctggaagacacttTTATCTATGGGGGAAAGCCCTGGTATTTGGAAGTCAGTTTGCTGCTGTGTGAGTTCAGTTAATAATCAGAAATGCACTCCCCACATGGGCCTATGCCTCCCCTGTAGGTTATAAGGCAGGCTTACAGCACCAGGCAGCGTCCCCTGCAGCCCATGGTGTGGATCTTGAATCTGATCAGAAGACAGCTGGCTATCCTCAAAACAGTAAAGCTGCTATTGCCCACCTGGCTTTCCATATGGttgctttattctttctttatctcacttaattcttccctccagcccaaaCCTACAGCTCCCATCCCCTGCCTCTCTTCCACCCTAACCCTTTCTATTTCAATATTCCCCTTCTTTACTACCTATCTTTTCCAATCTGTGGAGGGTTGAATGTAATTGGTCACCATAAgttcatagggaatggcactattagaagaagtggccttgttggaggaaatatgacACTTGTGGGTGGGATTCGAGATCTTTGCTCAAGCTCTGCTCAGTGTGACAGATAGATGACTTCTTGTTGCccttggatcaagatgtagaaatcttagacccttctctagcaccatgcctgcctgcatgccaccatgtttcctgccatgatgataatggactgtaagCCTCCCAAATAAAATATTGTCCTTTATAAAAGATGTtgtcatcatggtgtctcttcacagcaatagaaaccctaaggcagaaattggtaccaggaggaGGGTACTGTTTTCATAGGCTTGCCATGGGTTTCTTTGGAGGAATTTGAACTTTgctactttgggttaggaaagcagtgcaATCCTTTAAGCACTGCTTGATGGACCATACTAGTCGGACCATGGAATATTTGAACTGTAGGAGTCTGGATCAAGGGGTTTCATAGGAGAAGAATTCTAGTATGTTGCCTAGATCAAGGATACCAtgggaaggctcacacaatcaactaacctgggctcctaggGGCTAGCAGACACTAAAcagacaaccaggaagcctgaaatgaactgacctaggcactttgcatatatgtgactgttgtgtagcttggtcttcttgtggggtTCCTAACAGCAGAAACAGTGACTGTCTGACTTTTACTCACTTTTGGGACCTTACTCTTCATACTGGATtgacttgtccagccttaatacaaggggagatgctttgtcttactgcaacttgatataccaagttttattgatactcatgggagacctgcctgcCCTTGCCtggatagaaacagaagaaaaaaggattgggggtgggttgtggggacaACTGGGATACTCTGATGGGAGCATGGAGGAGACACTGTGGCTAGGATATAAAGTAAATagattaataatatatatacatatacataagcaATATGGACCTCACATATAATTTGTTAAAATATGATGCCATGttttttctgtttagaaaactaaaatattGTCACTTGCTAGTTCCATTTTACAATAATACCTGGACTACTTACTAGCCTCTTCAGAAGACCCTTCTTAACTTTTGAATGCCAAAAATGGATTACAGttaacagatacagagacccacactcaaacattaggctgagctcagagaatcctgctgaagagagaaatgaaggactgtgggagtcagaggagtcaaggacatcacaagaaaatccacagaatcagcaatcctgagctcataggagctcatagagaccgaaccgacaaccagggagacTTCATGGGACTGactgtgcatatatgtgacagttgtgtggcttgctcctcttatgggactcctagtAGCAGGAACAGGTGCTGTCTCTGACCTTTTTGCTGACTTTTGGATCGTGTTCCTTCTACTGGCTccccttgtccagccttaatataaggCAAGGTGCTAAGTTTTCCtgaaacttgatataccatgtttggtAGATATCCACTCAAGGCCTGCTCTTTACTGAATAGATACAGAAGAGGAGTGGGGGAAGGGTGATCAGAGTAGAGGTGATgtcagggactgggaggagatgggggatggaATACTGTGGTCcagtcataaaatatatacatacatacatacatacataaaatattaaacttgAAAAGGAAATGGATTCCAGTCAAGGTTCACATTCATTTTTACCACAGATACTGGTTCCTGGTGTATCCTCACCACAAAGGGCTTTGAGCTAGGGGTGCTCAGGATTCTACTACAAAGCAGCAACAGCAGACTGCTTGATTCACAGGCCTCAGTTCCCAGCTCTCCAGTACTTCCCATCACATGGTACCTACAGGATTGTCCTGCTAGACCAGAACTTGCCATTCAGATTCCATCACACCTTAGAGCATTCCAATTCTGGAGCTGCCTATAAAGggtggaggagaaaaagaataaagaaacctACCTCATATCTTTTAATTACAGAGGACCATGAGTATTAAATATTTGCTAtggcttttacttttatttcatgtaaatATCATggttaacaaaagaaaaatgtttaaaggagCAAATATACACTACCCACCTCCATGAAATGGAAGGAGGACCCAGAAAGGAAGTGACCACACAGCATCTTGTTAGTTAATTGAGGAACATAGTTAATTCAGATCCCAGGTCTCCACTCTTAGCTGATGCTCCTCTGATTAAGTATATTTGATGATGCCTCCTCTGCTCAAATATGTATGTGGAGAGGATTTCTCATGGGAAACCAATTGACCTATTCGTTCTCTGTCCACTGACTTGAAACCTACCTCCCTGGGATTTCCAAACAGCTGTGCATCCCAGGAAGGTAGCAGTGTTGGATAACCTGTTTCTATGAGACTCCTGTGTGACTCTTTAATTGAATGAATGTCTGCGATGGGTCATTTGTCCTCTCTGAACCAAAGAATTCCCTCAAAAGATTCTCAGCATCAAATCAAACAGTGTCTGTGTGTTCTGTACAGCACACCCCGCACTAGAGAGCATCCGTTCACATAGACTCCTTTGCCCTCTTCTGCCCCATCTCTGGAACCACGAAGAGAAAATCCCACTAGGCAGACTGGTCGTCCTTACTGCAGGACGGCTGTCATAGTCTCCATCCTCTCAGGGCCACTGTCTTCCCCCACACCAAACTCCTCCTCTCCAGTTCTTCACCTGCCATCTTCATGTGCTTGGGAGTCCATTCATTTCCCAGGATCCTCTCCTGTGGGAATCCACCTTAAGATGGGGACTCCTGTCACAGCCTCAAGCAAACCCGTGAGGAAGATGCAGTCCTCAGACACAGTGAGCAGCTCAGCAGACACTCAAGCCTTTGAGTGTGGTTCCTGGAAGCCATGCAACAAACACCTCAACTGCATGGACCACTGGGCTTGCAGTGGTGGGTTCtacagaagagaggaggaagaaaggcccAGGTGGGTCAACAGCATCACCTGAACTGGGGGTGTTTATTCCTTGGAGtcaagatcagaggacagtgcAAGACCTCAGGCTTTTCTCAGATGAGTCTGATGACATCTGTTTGTCACATTAAAAAGTGTGAATCTCATGTTTTCCTCCAAAACAACCAAAACTGTGGTACCCCAGACTCCTGTAGTCTTCCTTAAAGCAGTCAGAGATGCAATCAAACTCCCTCCTGGAAGATTCCTTTTAGTGGCCCAGATCAGAAAGATGAACTCAGAGAGGCTTTTCTTTCATCACCTgggcccctccccatctctcaccCTGGTTTTAACACTTTCTTCATCTTCAAGGCCTCAACATAGTCCTGATCTATCTAAAACAGTCTGGTTAGTATATAAACTATGACCAGGAGGTAGCATCATGCTCAGGAGGCTGGTGTCTGTGCAACAGTCTCTCACAGATCAACAGAGACACAAATAGAATCAGACAGGAGCAACAGGTCAGCATTATCTTATAGGTTCAGTGTTTCCATACAGAAATCTGAAAAGTAAGTAAGATGAATGTAGCTGATAGCCAAACAAGGATATGGGTCTGCACAATGCCATTGAACTTGACTAGTGAAAGCAGCTAAAATTATCAAACTTGTGTTTTTACATTGTGCAGCAGTGGCAATTGATTGATTTTAAACAATCTGTGAGAATATAAGAAGACCAAGTCTTAATGGAATAAGATGTTGCCTGGAAAAGgtaggtggcaccatcccctgTTTAGATAAAGTATTGATGAGGCTTCTTTTCCCCTGGATCTTTACATTTCCAGCACAAGGATAAGGCTCCAAGTGTAGCTGATATCACATCCTGGCAGGGTCCCCAAACTACCTTGCTCCTCCATGatcaaaacacagaaacagaagttGTGGGTGACAGGGACCCAGAAGCACTATCTAAAGAGAGGGCTGGGCAGAAATGGAGAGGATGGGCAAAGACACACGTGGAAAGGGCTGAATGGCCCAGACAATTGTCTGAGTTTCTCCTATAGAGTCCCCAGGGCTCATGGGAGGACCGCAGTGATTTTTGTTGTCAAACATGAGAGTTCTTCACACATTACATTCATGCATTGATCCTGGCCACTTTGTCACTGTCTTCTGGACCTGTCACTCACATACATGGTGTATATACGCTATCCCAATCACATGTTGCCATTTGATCATTACCCTCTAGACAtctcactcacatacatacactatcCCATTCAAATGTAGGCCTCCTTTGTTTCCATTCTTTCAACTCACAGAGTTCCCTGTGCTGGAAATAAGGCAATTACATATTCATCACTGAAATCCTCACACCAGCGAACACACTACATTCCACCCATAGTGTTCAGTTTCATGAACATATTCACCATTCCTTGGACAGGACATCTGTCACCTCTGAGAAAGACCACAGGGAGCAGGAGGGACACTCACAGTGAGGCTGCTTGACAATGTGAACTCGGCCCAAGAAGCCCTGAAGTAATGAGGCTGTGAGTCAGGTGTAAGGCAGAAGGCTAGCCCAAGAGCCCGCCCCAGGCACTCAAAAGTCATTTAACTACCAGAAAAATGTGATGGCGATATCAAGATGCAAGATATCAGAAGTGAACATTATGAAACAGAGGGACCAGATACATCTAAATGATAATCAGCTGCTGCAGGAGTAACATAATCTAGCGTCTTTCATTTTCTATGTGTATAACCTCATGGGTTTTTTTCAGTAGATATATTGAGCAACATGGATTTTAACAATTATTCCAACATTACTGAATGTATTTATCACTTGCAAATTGTAAATATAGGATA encodes:
- the LOC114708763 gene encoding granzyme-like protein 2, with protein sequence MFLLLLLLVAVLPVRTEGGKIRWGTEAKPHSRPYMAFINYYDSKSVKIRCGGFLVREDIVMTAAHCNGRNINVTLGAHDIKKQENTQHISVLKSVPHQDFNGKTLVNDIMLLKLKHKARLNNVVQKIDLPKSQDWVKPGQVCTVAGWGTLANDSLSNTLQEVNLEVQKSHTCQEMSKNYNDSIQICVGNPKKKKATGKGDSGGPFVCHNVAQGIVSRTFNTIKPPRAFTRISSFLPWIQEKMKLLQQP